One stretch of Cohnella algarum DNA includes these proteins:
- a CDS encoding helix-turn-helix domain-containing protein, whose translation MAETFGTRLKQARNRKRMTQNEVADKLGIDFTTISKYENNKSQPDNDILREMASLYEVSLDWLLAGGKKAESGEEAGNRICVGGIRENLTDEEARYLLDSLEMFRLLKEKREHDRKRKKRGEKDG comes from the coding sequence ATGGCCGAAACGTTCGGAACCCGGCTCAAGCAAGCCCGCAACCGGAAACGGATGACCCAGAACGAAGTTGCGGACAAGCTGGGAATCGATTTTACGACGATTTCGAAGTACGAAAACAACAAGTCCCAGCCGGACAACGACATTTTGCGGGAAATGGCATCGCTATACGAAGTGTCGCTCGATTGGCTGCTCGCCGGCGGGAAGAAGGCCGAAAGCGGCGAGGAAGCCGGCAACCGAATTTGCGTGGGAGGCATCCGGGAAAACCTTACCGACGAAGAAGCCCGTTATCTTCTGGACAGCCTCGAAATGTTCCGGTTGTTGAAAGAAAAGCGGGAGCACGACCGAAAAAGGAAGAAAAGGGGCGAAAAGGACGGATGA
- a CDS encoding Cof-type HAD-IIB family hydrolase translates to MTTYKLVAMDLDDSLLRDDLTVSDETKAAMAAAIAKGAHLTIATGRMFASAKRVAEQVGINVPIITYQGSLIRNLLDPQVLYERFVPREVARKLYDYTRERGLHLQTYIRDRLYAFDEGDKIVAYARQSGIPYTVEPDFDRLPAGDHIKLMIIDEPERLLELAPVLRPIVGEDVHVTTSKPHYLEFVHREATKGHALRFLAEHYGIPMEQTIAIGDAWNDREMIEAAGLGVAMANAVPALRELADFVTLGNNEDGVRHVLEKFILNA, encoded by the coding sequence ATGACAACGTATAAATTGGTGGCCATGGACCTTGACGACAGCTTGCTGAGAGACGATTTAACCGTCAGCGACGAGACGAAAGCGGCCATGGCCGCAGCGATTGCGAAAGGGGCGCACCTGACGATCGCGACCGGCCGCATGTTCGCTTCCGCCAAGCGGGTAGCCGAGCAGGTCGGCATCAACGTCCCCATCATTACGTATCAAGGCTCGCTCATTCGCAACCTGCTCGATCCGCAGGTGCTGTACGAGCGTTTCGTGCCTCGGGAAGTCGCCCGCAAGCTGTACGACTATACGCGCGAACGCGGGCTTCACCTGCAAACGTACATCCGCGACCGGCTGTACGCCTTCGACGAAGGCGACAAGATTGTCGCTTATGCCCGGCAATCCGGCATTCCCTATACCGTGGAGCCCGATTTCGACCGGCTGCCGGCGGGAGATCATATCAAGCTGATGATCATCGACGAGCCGGAGCGGCTGCTCGAGCTGGCCCCCGTCCTCCGGCCGATCGTCGGAGAAGACGTCCATGTGACGACCTCGAAGCCGCACTATCTGGAATTCGTGCACCGCGAAGCGACCAAAGGCCACGCGCTCCGCTTTCTCGCGGAGCATTACGGAATCCCGATGGAGCAGACGATCGCCATCGGGGACGCCTGGAACGACCGCGAGATGATCGAAGCGGCCGGTCTCGGCGTCGCGATGGCCAACGCCGTGCCCGCGCTGCGGGAGCTGGCCGATTTCGTTACGCTCGGCAACAACGAGGACGGCGTCCGCCACGTGCTGGAGAAATTCATTTTGAACGCCTGA
- a CDS encoding B12-binding domain-containing radical SAM protein translates to MNVVLATLNAKYIHTSLALRVLKAYCRDEFDIELAEYTIKDPAMTIASDLYRRKPDVIGFSCYIWNIEETIVVIDMLRKVMPDVKIVLGGPEVSYDTEYWMNRLPAVDFIVMGEGEETLRDLLRELAGDRKFHFVFGLAYRKNGETVINPGRPKLDLNALPSPYRFKEDLPSLGNRVVYFETSRGCPFSCQFCLSSIEVGVRYFDMDRVKSDLLYLIDSGAKLIKFVDRTFNIKRDYALEIFRFLIDNHKGCVFQFEITADIMRPEVLDFLAEHAPPGIFRFEIGVQSTNDPTNLAVKRRQNWTKLVRTVTKVKESGKIDQHLDLIAGLPHEDYDTFRKTFNDVFELRPEELQLGFLKMLRGTGLRIDADKYGYVYSDRAPYEMLGNDRMPFSDIVRIKRVEDVLEKYWNAHRMDRTIEYLVGRAYPSPFDFFQRFGDYWEERGWQRIGHQLEDLFVRIWSFLKEDANPALDLDVTLGLLKIDYFLQHKYKPRKIWWEDRMDKDAWSGHLKAAAERLGLDQRELAKKAVLEYVPFDYAAWSGEGRIDRENGTLLAVLYGGEETPPQLLALPSPLGKAQLSEAGKTIE, encoded by the coding sequence ATGAACGTCGTGCTGGCGACGCTGAACGCCAAATACATTCACACTTCCCTGGCTTTGCGCGTGCTCAAGGCTTATTGTCGGGACGAGTTCGACATCGAGCTCGCCGAATACACGATCAAAGATCCGGCGATGACGATCGCCTCCGATTTGTATCGCCGCAAGCCGGACGTGATCGGGTTCTCCTGCTACATCTGGAACATCGAAGAGACGATCGTCGTCATCGACATGCTGCGCAAGGTGATGCCCGACGTCAAAATCGTGCTTGGCGGCCCGGAGGTTTCCTACGATACGGAGTATTGGATGAACCGGCTGCCCGCGGTCGATTTCATCGTCATGGGCGAGGGGGAGGAGACGCTGCGGGATTTGCTGCGGGAGCTGGCGGGAGACCGCAAGTTCCACTTCGTGTTCGGGCTCGCCTACCGCAAAAACGGCGAAACGGTCATCAATCCGGGACGCCCGAAGCTCGACCTGAATGCCCTCCCTTCGCCTTACCGCTTCAAGGAGGATTTGCCGTCGCTCGGAAATCGCGTCGTTTATTTCGAGACGAGCCGGGGCTGCCCGTTCAGCTGCCAGTTCTGCCTGTCGAGCATCGAGGTGGGCGTCCGCTATTTCGATATGGACCGGGTCAAATCCGATCTGCTCTATTTGATCGACAGCGGGGCGAAGCTGATCAAATTCGTGGACCGGACGTTCAACATCAAGCGCGATTACGCGCTGGAAATTTTCCGGTTTTTGATCGACAACCACAAGGGCTGCGTGTTTCAATTCGAAATCACCGCCGACATCATGCGGCCGGAGGTGCTGGATTTTCTCGCGGAGCACGCGCCGCCCGGCATTTTCCGGTTCGAAATCGGCGTGCAGTCGACGAACGATCCGACCAATCTGGCGGTCAAGCGCCGGCAAAACTGGACGAAGCTTGTTCGCACGGTAACGAAAGTCAAGGAAAGCGGCAAAATCGACCAGCATCTCGACCTGATCGCCGGACTGCCGCACGAAGATTACGACACGTTCCGGAAAACGTTCAACGACGTGTTCGAGCTTCGGCCGGAGGAGCTGCAGCTCGGATTTCTCAAAATGCTGCGGGGAACGGGACTGCGGATCGACGCGGACAAGTACGGCTACGTCTATTCGGATCGCGCCCCGTACGAAATGCTGGGCAACGATCGGATGCCGTTTTCCGATATCGTCCGCATCAAGCGCGTGGAGGATGTGCTGGAAAAATACTGGAACGCGCACCGGATGGACCGCACGATCGAATATTTGGTCGGCCGCGCGTATCCGTCGCCGTTTGACTTTTTTCAGCGGTTCGGGGATTATTGGGAGGAACGCGGCTGGCAGCGGATCGGGCATCAACTGGAGGACTTGTTCGTCCGGATCTGGTCGTTCCTGAAAGAGGATGCCAACCCCGCCCTGGATCTTGACGTCACGCTCGGATTGCTCAAAATCGATTACTTCCTCCAGCACAAATACAAGCCCCGCAAAATCTGGTGGGAAGATCGAATGGACAAGGACGCCTGGTCCGGTCATTTGAAGGCGGCGGCGGAACGGCTGGGTTTGGATCAAAGGGAACTCGCGAAAAAGGCGGTTCTCGAATACGTTCCGTTCGATTACGCCGCCTGGTCGGGGGAAGGCCGCATCGACCGGGAGAACGGCACGCTGCTCGCGGTGCTTTACGGCGGAGAGGAAACGCCGCCTCAATTGCTTGCGCTTCCTTCGCCCTTAGGCAAGGCACAGCTTTCGGAAGCGGGCAAAACTATCGAATAG
- a CDS encoding class I SAM-dependent methyltransferase — protein sequence MDTLFLARTVGPGGLVYAFDIQEAALDRTRERLAAAVGPGGGIAPVRLLRAGHERMAELIDPRHRGLVRAAMFNLGFLPMADADRSVITRPDTTIPAMKAALGLMAPGGVLTAVVYPGHEGGGEEAQEVERWMTSLPAAEAQLALYRMPQKPAAPYLLALEKRAPLPG from the coding sequence GTGGACACGCTGTTTCTTGCCCGAACGGTCGGACCGGGCGGGCTTGTCTACGCCTTTGACATTCAGGAAGCCGCGCTCGACCGGACGCGGGAACGGCTGGCCGCAGCCGTCGGCCCCGGCGGCGGAATCGCGCCCGTCCGGCTGCTGCGGGCCGGGCACGAACGGATGGCCGAGCTGATCGATCCGCGGCATCGCGGGCTTGTCCGGGCGGCGATGTTCAACCTCGGCTTTTTGCCGATGGCGGATGCCGACCGCTCCGTCATAACGAGGCCGGATACGACGATTCCGGCCATGAAGGCGGCGCTCGGCCTGATGGCGCCGGGAGGCGTGCTCACCGCCGTCGTATACCCCGGTCACGAGGGCGGCGGCGAGGAGGCGCAGGAAGTGGAGCGCTGGATGACGTCGCTCCCGGCCGCCGAGGCGCAGCTGGCCCTGTACCGGATGCCGCAAAAGCCCGCGGCGCCCTACCTGCTCGCGCTTGAGAAGCGGGCGCCGCTGCCGGGCTGA
- the mgrA gene encoding L-glyceraldehyde 3-phosphate reductase, whose protein sequence is MVYVASEERYQGMKYNRCGRTGLKLPAISLGLWHNFGGNDKFENGRAIVRRAFDLGITHFDLANNYGPPPGSAEENFGRLLATDLKPYRDELVISTKAGYYMWPGPYGDWGSRKYLVSSLDQSLKRMGLDYVDIFYHHRPDPETPLEETMAALDHIVRSGKALYVGISNYRAPEAAKAIRILKDLGTPLLIHQPRYSMFDRWVEDGLLDVLEENGVGSIAFSPLEQGLLTNKYLQGIPEDSRAAGASVFLSESNITPDKLDKVRRLNEVAAERGQTLAQMALAWVLRGGRVTTVLIGASRVQQVDDNAATVNRLDFTAEELQRIEDILKGEQ, encoded by the coding sequence ATGGTTTATGTGGCTAGCGAGGAACGGTATCAAGGCATGAAGTACAATCGCTGCGGACGCACCGGATTGAAGCTGCCCGCGATTTCGCTCGGCCTGTGGCACAATTTCGGCGGCAACGACAAGTTCGAGAACGGCCGGGCCATCGTAAGAAGAGCGTTCGACCTCGGCATTACGCACTTCGATCTGGCGAACAATTACGGTCCGCCTCCGGGATCCGCCGAGGAAAACTTCGGCCGCCTGCTCGCGACCGACTTGAAGCCGTATCGCGACGAACTGGTCATTTCGACGAAGGCGGGCTACTATATGTGGCCGGGACCTTACGGCGATTGGGGCTCCCGCAAATATCTCGTCTCCAGCCTCGATCAAAGCCTGAAGCGGATGGGGCTCGACTACGTGGACATCTTCTATCATCATCGCCCCGATCCCGAAACCCCGCTGGAGGAAACGATGGCGGCGCTGGACCATATCGTCCGTTCCGGCAAGGCGCTGTACGTGGGCATCTCGAATTACCGCGCGCCGGAGGCCGCCAAGGCGATCCGGATTTTGAAAGACCTGGGCACGCCGCTGCTGATCCATCAGCCCCGCTACAGCATGTTCGACCGCTGGGTCGAGGACGGACTGCTCGACGTCCTGGAGGAAAACGGCGTCGGCTCGATCGCCTTCTCGCCGCTCGAGCAAGGCTTGCTGACGAACAAATATTTGCAGGGGATCCCGGAAGACTCGCGGGCTGCCGGAGCCTCCGTGTTTTTAAGCGAATCCAACATAACGCCGGACAAGCTGGACAAAGTGCGGCGCTTGAACGAAGTCGCCGCGGAGCGGGGCCAGACGCTCGCCCAGATGGCGCTTGCCTGGGTGCTGCGCGGCGGCCGGGTGACGACTGTGCTGATCGGCGCGAGCCGCGTCCAGCAGGTGGACGACAACGCCGCGACCGTCAACCGCCTCGACTTCACGGCCGAGGAGCTTCAGCGCATCGAAGACATTTTAAAAGGCGAGCAGTAA
- a CDS encoding sulfate ABC transporter substrate-binding protein: MRRGSRAPFRRRKVGLAGWGAFILLLGTIAGCGGGGPSSGTTGSGGGEQGGVTLVVGAYSVAKDALQEIMPLFREQWKAKTGQDVRFQESYEASGTQARSIAGGFEADVAVLSMEGDMDKVANAGFMRANWKDDSDNGGMITRSIVVMGTRPGNPLGISDFDDLTRDDVKVLYPNPKTSGGAQWDINALYGYGLKKSEEETGAKDPAYAKRFLEDVHRNIESMDKSGRASMAAFEYGVGDVIVTYENELLARMAQGVDYDIVTPSRTILIENPAAVVDVNADRHGVREVADAFVAFLHGEQAQQIFAEHGFRPVHEETAANWKDEFRQPDDLFDIGYLGGWDEVRETLYSSRGVWYQVLAGI; encoded by the coding sequence ATGAGACGGGGAAGCCGCGCGCCATTCCGCCGACGGAAAGTCGGACTAGCCGGATGGGGCGCATTCATATTGCTGTTGGGCACGATTGCCGGATGCGGCGGCGGCGGGCCGTCCTCGGGGACGACCGGATCCGGCGGGGGCGAGCAAGGCGGCGTGACGCTTGTCGTCGGGGCGTACTCCGTCGCCAAGGACGCCCTGCAGGAAATTATGCCGCTTTTTCGCGAACAATGGAAAGCGAAGACGGGGCAGGACGTCAGGTTTCAGGAATCTTACGAAGCGTCGGGGACGCAGGCGCGCTCGATCGCCGGCGGCTTCGAGGCGGACGTCGCCGTGCTGTCGATGGAAGGCGACATGGACAAAGTCGCAAACGCCGGCTTCATGCGCGCGAACTGGAAGGACGATTCGGACAACGGCGGCATGATCACGCGTTCGATCGTGGTGATGGGAACGCGCCCGGGCAACCCGCTCGGCATTTCCGACTTCGACGATTTGACGCGCGACGACGTGAAGGTGCTCTATCCGAATCCGAAAACGTCAGGCGGTGCGCAATGGGATATCAACGCGCTGTACGGCTACGGGCTGAAGAAGTCGGAGGAGGAGACGGGCGCCAAAGACCCCGCTTACGCGAAGCGGTTTCTGGAAGACGTGCACCGCAACATCGAATCGATGGATAAAAGCGGGCGCGCGTCGATGGCGGCTTTCGAGTACGGCGTCGGCGACGTTATCGTCACTTACGAGAACGAGCTGCTCGCGCGTATGGCCCAGGGCGTCGATTACGACATCGTGACGCCGAGCCGGACGATTCTGATCGAGAATCCGGCCGCCGTCGTCGACGTCAATGCGGATCGCCACGGCGTGCGGGAGGTTGCCGACGCGTTCGTCGCCTTCCTTCACGGGGAGCAGGCCCAGCAAATTTTCGCCGAGCACGGGTTTCGCCCGGTGCACGAAGAAACGGCGGCCAACTGGAAGGACGAATTCCGGCAGCCGGACGATTTGTTCGACATCGGCTACCTGGGCGGCTGGGACGAAGTACGGGAAACGCTGTATTCGAGCCGCGGCGTCTGGTACCAGGTGCTCGCGGGAATTTAA
- a CDS encoding MogA/MoaB family molybdenum cofactor biosynthesis protein: MSTSTEQHRSEAPATVSCLIVTVSDTRTPETDKSGQLIRELLENGGYRVVDRIIVPDEFERIRSEVKQAADRPDVEAVLLNGGTGIAARDTTCEAVQSLLDKEMPGFGEIFRYLSFAEDIGSAAILSRAIAGTIGRTAVFSMPGSTGAVRLAMTRLIVPELGHVMREIYKDR; the protein is encoded by the coding sequence ATGAGCACTTCAACCGAACAGCATCGCAGCGAAGCGCCGGCAACCGTCTCTTGCCTGATCGTTACCGTATCCGATACCCGCACGCCCGAAACGGACAAAAGCGGGCAGCTCATCCGCGAGCTGCTGGAGAACGGCGGCTATCGGGTCGTCGACCGGATCATCGTTCCCGACGAATTCGAACGGATTCGAAGCGAAGTGAAGCAAGCGGCGGACAGGCCCGACGTCGAAGCCGTCCTGCTCAACGGGGGAACGGGAATCGCCGCCCGCGACACGACCTGCGAAGCGGTGCAAAGCTTGCTCGACAAGGAGATGCCCGGGTTCGGGGAGATTTTTCGCTACCTGAGCTTCGCCGAGGATATCGGTTCGGCCGCCATATTGTCGCGGGCCATCGCCGGCACGATCGGGCGAACCGCCGTTTTTTCGATGCCGGGCTCGACGGGAGCCGTGAGGCTGGCCATGACCCGGCTCATCGTGCCGGAGCTCGGACACGTGATGCGGGAAATTTATAAGGACCGTTAG
- the trmB gene encoding tRNA (guanosine(46)-N7)-methyltransferase TrmB — MRLRGRKNIRESLEAQPELVVLEPNKWKGKWREFFGNDRPIHVELGMGKGRFISTQSVRNPDINYIGMDMYDELLRRGSEKARAAWREAGADRVPNLALVRGNVEFLEDMFEPGELERIYLNFSDPWPKSKHARRRLTHPRMLEKYKLALNERGEIHFKTDSLTLFEFSLNSFSDCGLQMRNISLHLHRETLREDLVLTEYEAKFVGLGQPIYRLEAVVGERAIADNADRIASERAAERKREMRAQERLEKNEP, encoded by the coding sequence ATGAGACTGCGTGGCAGAAAAAATATAAGGGAAAGCCTGGAGGCCCAGCCGGAACTGGTCGTGCTGGAGCCGAATAAATGGAAAGGAAAATGGCGCGAGTTTTTCGGCAACGACCGTCCGATCCATGTCGAGCTCGGGATGGGCAAGGGGCGCTTCATCAGCACGCAAAGCGTTCGGAATCCGGATATCAACTACATCGGCATGGACATGTACGACGAGCTGCTGCGCCGCGGAAGCGAAAAGGCGCGCGCGGCCTGGCGGGAAGCCGGAGCGGATCGCGTTCCGAATTTGGCGCTCGTCCGCGGCAACGTCGAGTTTCTGGAGGACATGTTCGAGCCGGGGGAACTGGAGCGGATTTATTTGAATTTCAGCGATCCGTGGCCGAAAAGCAAGCATGCCAGGCGCCGCCTGACCCATCCGCGAATGCTGGAGAAGTACAAGCTCGCGTTGAACGAGCGGGGGGAAATCCACTTCAAAACGGACTCGCTCACGCTGTTCGAGTTTTCGCTGAACAGCTTCTCGGACTGCGGCCTGCAGATGCGGAACATCTCGCTGCATTTGCACCGGGAAACGCTGCGCGAAGATTTGGTGCTGACCGAATACGAGGCGAAATTCGTCGGGCTCGGGCAGCCGATTTACCGGCTGGAGGCCGTCGTCGGCGAGCGGGCGATCGCCGACAACGCGGACCGCATCGCTTCGGAGCGCGCCGCCGAACGCAAGCGCGAGATGAGGGCGCAGGAGCGCCTCGAGAAAAACGAACCGTGA
- a CDS encoding GNAT family N-acetyltransferase has translation MAKPNSIRIVQLLLYFKLALFAFILIVATLLLVVPDGAWSGWNEYKANTITTMFGFDNPEEYRPQHLGVVAVNLAPSILGIILTLVAIARKKRMLAIVLSLVVFWFSSNNPLQLLLSLIIVVLLLLRPARLYFEGAASAPGVSPGRQAAPIDVTGEAAEDEADAVPAASAGTSARDKLPDPQPAANSEPKPRANPDIEIRNAGPEDADELYAVTQAAFEEYRVAVPPSSALEETAGQIRALLEEEKEFAGILYEDETAVGAVRYRFEGNAVVFSRLSVVPSRRKRGYARKLMEWGERQGVAKGAEISRCKVRQTVHKNLVMYENMGYEVADQELVVRPAGTVKFLTLEKPLGPK, from the coding sequence TTGGCTAAACCGAATTCCATCCGCATCGTGCAGCTGCTTCTTTATTTCAAACTGGCTTTATTCGCCTTTATCCTTATTGTCGCCACGCTTTTGCTCGTCGTTCCGGACGGCGCCTGGAGCGGATGGAACGAATACAAGGCCAATACGATAACGACGATGTTCGGCTTTGATAATCCGGAAGAGTATAGACCCCAGCATCTCGGCGTCGTGGCGGTCAATCTGGCGCCTTCGATTTTGGGGATCATTCTGACGCTCGTCGCCATCGCCAGGAAAAAGAGAATGCTTGCGATCGTCTTGTCGCTCGTCGTGTTCTGGTTTTCGTCCAACAACCCGCTTCAGCTGCTGCTGTCGCTAATCATTGTCGTGCTGCTTCTGCTGCGCCCCGCTCGCCTTTATTTCGAAGGAGCGGCTTCGGCGCCCGGCGTTTCGCCCGGCAGGCAGGCGGCTCCGATCGACGTGACGGGAGAGGCCGCGGAAGACGAAGCGGACGCAGTGCCGGCAGCCTCGGCCGGAACGAGCGCGCGCGATAAGCTCCCGGATCCGCAGCCGGCCGCCAACTCCGAACCGAAGCCGAGAGCGAACCCGGATATCGAAATCCGGAATGCCGGTCCGGAAGACGCGGACGAGCTGTACGCGGTCACTCAAGCCGCTTTCGAGGAATACCGGGTGGCGGTGCCGCCTTCGAGCGCGCTCGAGGAAACGGCCGGCCAAATCCGCGCCCTGCTCGAAGAGGAGAAGGAATTCGCCGGCATTCTGTACGAGGACGAAACCGCCGTCGGAGCGGTCAGGTACCGGTTCGAGGGCAACGCGGTCGTATTTTCCCGGCTGTCGGTCGTTCCGTCCCGGCGCAAGCGCGGCTACGCCCGGAAGCTCATGGAATGGGGCGAACGCCAGGGCGTCGCCAAAGGCGCGGAAATCAGCCGCTGCAAAGTTCGGCAAACCGTACATAAGAACCTCGTCATGTACGAGAACATGGGCTATGAGGTCGCGGACCAGGAGCTTGTCGTGCGCCCGGCCGGCACGGTCAAGTTTCTGACGCTGGAGAAGCCTCTCGGACCGAAATAA
- a CDS encoding GH1 family beta-glucosidase yields the protein MAKLTFPADFVWGTATASYQIEGAYREGGRGLSIWDTFSHTPGKVANDDNGDRACDSYHRYEEDVALLKGLGVKAYRLSIAWPRVYPTGDGELNPEGLDYYRRVLYALLAAGIEPCVTLYHWDLPQALQDKGGWANRDTIDAFVRYAETVFKAFDGKVKQWITFNETWCVSFLSNYLGAHAPGNKDLQLAVTVAHNCMVAHGEAVKKFRSLGVKGEIGTTHNLYWYEPYTTREEDVEAARRQRAWNNEWFMEPTFKGTYPAFMVDWFREKGAEVPIEPGDMETIAQPIDFIGVNYYSGGFGRYKQGEGLFDCEEVQLGFDKTFMDWNVYPDGLYKVLSWVKDEYGDTPIYITENGACYEDELTADHRVHDELRTEYYRKHFIQCHRLIESGVPLKGYFAWSLLDNFEWAEGYRKRFGIVYTDYETFARYPKDSYYFIRQVIADGGLDV from the coding sequence ATGGCAAAATTAACGTTTCCGGCCGATTTCGTCTGGGGGACGGCAACGGCTTCCTATCAAATCGAAGGGGCATACCGGGAAGGCGGCAGAGGGCTTTCCATTTGGGATACGTTTTCCCATACGCCCGGCAAGGTGGCGAACGACGACAACGGCGACAGGGCATGCGACAGCTATCATCGCTACGAGGAGGACGTCGCCCTGCTCAAGGGGCTCGGCGTCAAAGCGTACCGGCTGTCTATCGCCTGGCCGCGCGTATATCCGACCGGGGACGGCGAGCTCAATCCGGAAGGACTGGATTATTACCGGCGCGTTCTTTACGCGCTGCTGGCGGCCGGAATCGAGCCTTGCGTCACGCTGTATCACTGGGATTTGCCGCAGGCGCTTCAGGACAAGGGCGGCTGGGCGAACCGGGATACGATCGACGCGTTCGTCCGCTATGCGGAAACGGTGTTCAAGGCATTCGACGGAAAGGTAAAGCAATGGATAACGTTTAACGAGACGTGGTGCGTTTCGTTTTTGTCCAACTACCTGGGAGCCCACGCTCCCGGCAACAAAGACCTGCAGCTGGCCGTAACGGTTGCGCATAATTGCATGGTGGCCCACGGGGAGGCGGTCAAAAAGTTCCGCTCGTTGGGCGTGAAGGGCGAAATCGGCACCACCCACAACCTGTACTGGTACGAACCGTACACGACGCGCGAGGAAGACGTCGAGGCGGCGCGGCGGCAGCGGGCGTGGAACAACGAGTGGTTTATGGAGCCGACGTTCAAGGGAACGTATCCGGCGTTCATGGTCGACTGGTTCCGCGAGAAGGGCGCCGAGGTGCCGATCGAGCCGGGGGATATGGAGACGATCGCGCAGCCGATCGATTTTATCGGCGTCAACTATTACAGCGGCGGTTTCGGCCGCTACAAGCAGGGCGAGGGCCTGTTCGACTGCGAGGAAGTGCAGCTCGGCTTCGACAAGACGTTCATGGACTGGAACGTGTATCCGGACGGACTGTACAAGGTGCTGTCGTGGGTGAAGGACGAGTACGGGGACACGCCGATCTACATTACCGAAAACGGCGCCTGCTACGAGGACGAGTTGACCGCCGACCATCGGGTGCACGACGAGCTGCGAACCGAGTACTATCGCAAGCACTTCATCCAGTGCCACCGGCTGATCGAATCGGGCGTTCCGCTCAAGGGTTATTTCGCCTGGTCGCTGCTGGACAATTTCGAGTGGGCGGAAGGCTACCGCAAACGCTTCGGCATCGTGTACACCGATTACGAGACGTTCGCGCGCTATCCGAAGGACAGCTATTATTTCATCCGGCAGGTCATCGCCGACGGCGGGCTGGACGTGTAA
- a CDS encoding alpha/beta hydrolase, producing MDNRSYEWVLADGSRMFACEWRPGERASVRGVVAIVHGMGEHIGRYAHVAETLTEAGFAVFGFDQRGHGRTAGRRGHTPSYEALFEGVDRMLDDARRSCPGVPLFLYGHSMGGNVTLNYVLRRKPAIAGAIVTSPWLTLSFSPPPLQVVVGRMLERIRPTFSNNRPMIPERLSSDPDMIRRLKEDPLGHGLISAAFFFGVQRAGLWALQHAGDLSVPLLLMHGDDDKVTSFVSSARFANAAGPLCSFREWPGFKHELHNETGRERVFAAIRDWLDERMGAERLS from the coding sequence ATGGACAACCGAAGCTACGAGTGGGTATTGGCCGACGGCAGCCGCATGTTTGCGTGCGAATGGAGACCCGGCGAACGCGCTTCCGTCCGCGGCGTCGTCGCCATCGTGCACGGGATGGGGGAGCATATCGGGCGCTATGCGCATGTCGCCGAGACGCTTACGGAAGCCGGGTTCGCGGTGTTCGGCTTCGACCAGCGCGGACACGGACGCACGGCCGGAAGACGGGGGCATACGCCTTCCTACGAAGCCCTGTTCGAAGGAGTGGACCGCATGCTGGACGACGCGAGGCGGAGCTGTCCGGGGGTCCCTTTGTTTTTGTACGGGCACAGCATGGGCGGAAACGTGACGCTGAACTACGTGCTGCGCCGCAAGCCGGCCATCGCGGGCGCCATCGTCACGAGCCCCTGGCTTACGCTTTCCTTCAGTCCCCCGCCGCTGCAGGTCGTCGTCGGGCGAATGCTGGAACGAATCCGGCCGACCTTTTCCAACAATCGGCCGATGATTCCCGAGCGATTGAGCTCCGATCCCGACATGATTCGCCGGCTGAAGGAGGATCCGCTCGGACACGGCCTGATCAGCGCCGCTTTTTTCTTCGGCGTGCAGCGGGCCGGGCTGTGGGCGCTCCAGCATGCGGGGGATCTGTCCGTCCCGCTGCTGCTCATGCACGGAGACGACGATAAAGTCACGTCCTTCGTTTCCAGCGCGCGATTCGCAAACGCCGCCGGACCGCTGTGCTCCTTCCGGGAATGGCCGGGCTTCAAGCACGAGCTGCACAACGAAACCGGGCGGGAGCGGGTTTTCGCCGCGATCAGGGATTGGCTGGACGAACGCATGGGCGCGGAACGCTTGTCCTAA